CAGCGCGTCCCTGCTGGCCTCGGCGAAGCGCCCGCCAGACGAGTACGACGAACAGGCAGGAGACGCCCCCGCCGATATTTTCAGCGCGCGTGCTTCCCATTGTGGGATCCCAGAGCAGGAAGAGAGCGAGCAGGGGGAGGACGATACGTATCCCCCTGAGAGATAATTCCCAACAAACCAGCAGGAAACTCTGAACCAGGCAGGCCAGGCTAAGTATCCCCCACAACCAGGTTGCGGCCCCGGAGGAGAGCAGGGCAAAGGGGACGGTGAGCAGCAGCGAAAACGGCGGATGCGCGTAATATTCTAGCGGCACTGGTGTGCTGGAATACCGGCTCCAGCAGGTAACAGGCGTGTAAATGCGCGTGCCGTGGAGCCAGTGTTGCGCCGTTTGATAATCCAGGCAAAAGTCAGTGGTAGTGGTGGCCCCTGAGTGAATGGCTGCAAGAAGACGAGCGCCCTGGACAACGATAACCAGCATTGAAAGAACGAGTATTCCGCCCCGGATCAGATGCCGGAGCCGGGGATGAGCAGCCATAGGGCGCTGTCCTTTGATGTTGTGTTCGCTTTTACCTGTTTATGCCTGCGCTCAGGCCGCCATCAATGATCTGAGCAGTGCCGGTGATAAAGCGCGCCTCGTCGGAGACCAGATGCAAGGCCAGCGCGGCTACCTCTTCGGCTGTCACCAGATCGTTCAGCGGCGAAGCCTGGGCCAGCGCCTGTTTCACTCGCTCTTCCGCGCCTGGAAACCGCTCGGCGATTCCACGCTGCACCAGCGGTGTCCAGGAGAACGATGGGCAAATCGCGTTCGAGCGGATGCGATAGGGCGCGCCTTCCAGGGCAATCAGTTTCGTCAATTGCACCACGCCAGCCTTGGAAGACGTGTAGGCGGCATAGCCAGGCGAAGCCGCAAAAGCCGAGACAGAAGCGGTATTGAGAATGACACCGCCGCCATTTTTCTTCAGTTCCGGGAACGCATATTTTGCGCCTAGAAACACGCTTTTGAGGTTGACCGCCAGTACATTGTCCCAGTCCTCCTCTTCCATCATCTCCAGGCCCGTGATCTTCCCGCCGATGCCCGCGTTGTTGAAGAGAATGTCGAGCTTGCCATATCGCTCCACAGCGGCGCGCACCATTCCAGCACAATCGGCGCTGCTGGTGACATTGCCGATAAAGACCGAGGCTTTGCCAGGGTGTGACCGTTCGACCTCGGCAACGGTAGCGTTAGCGCCTGCCTCGTCACGGTCCATGACCAGCACTGACGCGCCCTCATGCGTGAACAGCAGTGTGGTGGCGCGGCCAAAGCCTGAACCTGCGCCAGTAATGATGGCAACTTTGCCATCGAGCTTGCCCATAATGTCACTCCTCTTCATTTCCAAACGATACAGGTTACAAGGGTTCTTGAGTGTTGCAGGAACCATTGTACAGAAGGATATGCCAGGCGGCAAGGGATGTGGCAGCCTCACCCCATTGGCGATGTTAATCGCTGGGCTGCTGCTCAGTGTATGACAGAGGGCGTGAAGTCAACGCAACGCGGACCGGAGCGGCCAGTGTATTCGCCGACGAAGACCGAAGAATAGCCTGAGCGGCGGCGTGACCGCTGCGCACCGCGCCTTCCATAGTGGCGGGCCAGCCGGTATCGGTCCACGCGCCCGCCAGGTAGAGGCCGCGTACTGGCGTTTCGGTCGGCAGGCGGTGGGTCAGCGAGCCAGGCGCGGCGGAGAAGGTGGCCTGGCGTTCTTTGATGACCAGCGCGTGG
The nucleotide sequence above comes from Ktedonobacterales bacterium. Encoded proteins:
- a CDS encoding glucose 1-dehydrogenase, with the protein product MGKLDGKVAIITGAGSGFGRATTLLFTHEGASVLVMDRDEAGANATVAEVERSHPGKASVFIGNVTSSADCAGMVRAAVERYGKLDILFNNAGIGGKITGLEMMEEEDWDNVLAVNLKSVFLGAKYAFPELKKNGGGVILNTASVSAFAASPGYAAYTSSKAGVVQLTKLIALEGAPYRIRSNAICPSFSWTPLVQRGIAERFPGAEERVKQALAQASPLNDLVTAEEVAALALHLVSDEARFITGTAQIIDGGLSAGINR